CCTTCGCCCAGGCGCTTGAGCGCCCGGTGAGCTTCGCCGACCTGCCGCCGGATGTCTACCGCAACCTCGGATTCCCGGGTGCGGTGGAGCTTGGAAACATGTTCCAGATCGAGGCTGAGCATGCCGCCGAGGTGCTGGGCGCACGCGATCTGGCCCGCACTCGCGACCTGAACCCGGAGTTACAGACCTTCGCCGCCTGGCTTGCAGAGCATCGCGGACTTCTTCAATATTCTTGATACCTTGCGAACGAAATAGGCTCGATGGTTGAGGCGTGTCGAGCGACCGGTAACTCGTAACCCGCAGTTATCATGTCGAGCTATAGCAGGGCGATATTGATGGCCGGATCGAGGATGAGGGGCGAGTCAGCTTCAGCTTCGCGGGGATGGACGAGGTGCATGGGCGGAGGGCTGCGGATCGAGGGAGCGCAGGCGCACTTTGTGCTGGTGTATCACCAGGGCGATACCTTCACCTTCATCTGCGAGCGGTTGGGTGACTGAATTGCTGTGAATGTTGCGGGAAGGCCATCGCTGCAACTGATTTGTATGCTCAGGGCACGATATCCTGCCAGCGCTGCGCTGGAACAATGCGGCTGAGGTGGCCAACATTTGTTGTGGCAACCCCCAGCGTATCGCCCGGGGCGGCCGTAAGCAGCGCCTGCGCCGCCAGAATAGCATCAGCGTCTATGGCGCGTGCATCGGCCGTAGGGAGACCTTGACGACGAAGCTCGGCCCAAAGCTCAGCGGCGCGCCGCATCGCCGCCGTTGTCAGCGGTACGTAGCCCAGCGTACGACCGGCAGTGTCGAGACGCCGAAGACCGTTCTGCTTGCCGGCGCGCAGTAACTCCCGGCGCAGTTCGTAATCGGCGATCTCCGGCAGCACCACACGTGCGCCAGCCGCCAGCATACTTCGTAGCCAGGCGGTGCAAGCCACCACGTCAGGCGTCTGGCGCGGGTTGGTGATGATGCCCAGTGGCCCGGTGTCCAACACGATCACTCTGGTCACAACATGCGCTCCGTGGCATCAGCGTGCAGGTCAGGGTAGAGTTTGCGTGGTGACTCGCGATCCTGATCCAGCTTCTGCAGCATCGCTTCCCAGGACTCACTGCCGTCGTCTTCTTCGACCGTTTCAGACCAAGCATCAAGCATTGCGATCGCCGCCTGATTGCGCGCAATCTGTTCGGCGCGGGCCGCTTCTTCGGCTTCCACCAGCGCCGCACGCAGGCGCACCTGATCTGGTGGCGGGAGCTCTCGGGCTAATCGAAGCACCTGATCAAAGGTTGTCATCGTAACTCACCTCCCGAGGTAGATCGTCTGCACTTATTGTAGCACACGAACGGGCGTGTTGCTCGCTTGCCTGCTTATGCGGTAGGGCTGATGCGGGTGCATTCTGACAGGCTATACCGCCACGGCACATACCGACGCGGGATGGTCGTTTTCGTGAACGAAATAGTGCACGCGCCCTCGAACGAGCCACTTTCACGAATTTCATAAACCTCAACCTCCACGTAGTACGCCCCAGGCCCCTCTTTCCGCAAGGTCATCCCGTGGACCAGCAGGTTGAGGGCGCGCTTGAGCGCGAAGTGGGCCTCAGGCTCGTTCCAGCGCGCCGGGTCCAGAAATGGGTTCGTCAGCGTGAGCTCGATGGCCCGCGCCTTCTCATCCAGGACATCGATCCCTAACCGCAGCTTGCGGATCTGCTCCTCCACCTCGTCGTACGCGAGCACCATCCGGTCGGCCTGCTCGGCCAGCACAGCTCGCGTGCGCTCCGACACCCCCTTGTACTGCGTGGTCAGCGCGTCGAGCGCCGCCTCACGCCGCTCTTCCAGCTCGCGCAGCCGCTCCTCGGCCACCTCGATTGCGCTGAGCAGCTCGCCGCGCTTGCGGGCGATGGCGTCGTTGATCTCCTCCAGCAGCGCCTCGCGGCTGCGCTCGATGATGTCCTTCATAACGACTTCGAGCACCAGGTGCTCGAGCTCGTCGGCGCTGAGCATGGGCATGTGGCACGAGCCAGGCTTGTTCACCCGGCCGGCGCAGCGATGATTGGTAACGTACAGCTCAGGCGCTTCCGCCCTGGGAAGCGGGACGGTTGCAGGGTGCAGGCGTTTAGACCCTGCCGACCGCGATCGGTCAGCGAGCCTATCGATTGTCTCCTGGTCAGGCCTGCCGGTGATGGAAGGAGTGGCGACCGCTCACCGCCGGGAGGCGTCAGTATCGATTGGGTTGGAGCTACTCGTTGTCGGCCGGCTCGGCGCGTCTCAGCAACTCAACGACATCGGGCCGCTGCTGCTTCAGCGTCTCCCAGGCCAGGTCGATCAGGCTCCGAATCGTCGTCGGTGCGCCGTCCTTCGTGCCAAGCGACCAGACGGCGGCAACGTAGCGCATCTCAAGGTGCGTGCGCACGGAGATTCGCACGGGTACATCAGCGCGCTGTTCCTCGATCATCAGCTCGTCCGGCATGCGCCATCCCCTTCCAGAATACGCGACGATACGACGAGTCTCCATCGAACGTTTGTGTATATCAAGACGCCGGCGTGGGGATGAGAGTCGGAACATGTGGGTAGTGGATGGGGAGGGCGATGTAGAGCGCCTCAAGCACCACACGCGCACCGTAACCTCATGCGGTTTAGGCCCACGACGTATGTTAGTGAATGTGCTAGTGAGAAGGAGGAGGATCTTTTTCGTCGTTGCTGTCCTGGCCAACCATACCTCGGTGCGTTGTACGGTCAGCAGGCGCTGTGCGCGCAAGTCGTCGAGGCCGGCGGCGATTATCTCGTGATCGTCAAGGGGAACAAGCCGACCTTGCTGGCCGCTATCGTGCAGGTCTTCACGCCACTGACGGCTGAGGAACAGGCGCGGCGCGGCATCCATACCGTGCATCCGCTGCCGATCCAGGGCTATCGGACGGTCGAAAAAGGGCATGGGCAGCTGGAAGAGCGGCACATCCGGGTCTCGAGCGAACTGGCAGGATACAGTACCTGGCTTTGCACGCCCACTTCCGGGACCATTCCCGCGCGCTTTGGCGGATCAGTTGGCACATCGCCATTTGGATCTCCTGTTGGCCGGGTTACGAACGACTGAGGGTGATGCACCCAGCCTGCCAGGGCCAACCCTCACGCTGGCAGATCTGCGGATGGTGGGTGATTAGCCTGCCTGATGCCCACGACCAAGAGACGACAAGCATCAAATGCAGCGTGATGTGCCAATGTTCGTGAACGCCTGTAGGTAGCGAACTGGCAACCTCACACGTGCAGGCGCTGATTGACACGAGGAGTGCATGCCAAAACAAACTCCCGACCTGCCGGTGCCGGGTATTCGCCTGGATGCGACTGCCGAGCAGCCATTGCATCGCCAGTTGTATCGGCAGTTAAGCCATGCCATCCGCCTGGGTCACCTCAAACCGATTCCCGCCTTACAGGGATTGGACGAAGCTGGGCGAGTGATCTACCTGGGCACCTTTAGTAAGGTCTTTTCCCCAGCACTACGCCTGGTCTATATGGTCGTGCCATCCGTCCTGATCGATCTTGCGCGTATCGCACAACGGGTGATGAGCTTCCACGCGCCGATCATTGAGCAGATCGCCATGACCACCTTTATGGCGGAAGGTGATGCGCCATATTCGGCGCATGCGTGGGCTGTACGAGGAACGGCGCGATTGCTTGTTGATGCATGCGAAGCACTATCTCGATGGTGTGCTGAACTTCGACAAAACGCCATCAGGCCTGCATCTTGTTGGCTGGCTGCCTGATGGCGCAGATGAGCCGACACTGGTGCAGCATGCCAACCAACACGATCTGACCGTATACCCGCTCTCGGCCTTACGGCGCGGTGCTCCAGGGCGTGCTGGTCTCCTGCTCGGCTTTGCAGCGTTTACCGAAACAGAAATCAAGGCAGGGGTGCAGCAACTCGCGCAAGTAGTCCGTCAAGGCTAGATTGAAGGATTGCACTCGAGCAGGTATGCTGGGATGCGACGCTCACTCGCAAGCCGACCACCCGTACCTACGCGCGCCCTTGATGGGGCCGGCGTGGCGCACCTGCACGCCATCGCGGTCGACCACCACGACCGCCATGGCGTCGCGCAGCATGCTACTCCAGGCGCGCAGCTCTCCCACCGTGCGTGCCAGGTGGGCCAACTCGGCATCGTGCGCAGCCACGTTGGTTTTGGGCCGGCCACCGAGCGGTTTCTTGCCGGCGGCGATGCGGGCCACCTGGCGCGCAACCGTCGGCGTGCGCGCCGCAAGCGTGCGCACCTGCCGGACAAAGCGGTGCTGCACCTGACTGATGGTGTGAAAGAGGTGCCAGTGGTCGCGCCCGTGGCAGCCGTCGGGGTCGACGACGTGACAGGCCGAACCGAGGGCGTCACCGCCATCCGTCACCAGACGATGCCACGTCAAGCCACGCTCCTGGGCCAGCCACAAGACCAAGGTCCAGCTGTCGGCGTCAACCGGCAGCGGGCCTTCGGCGGCCCACACGGCCCAGCTGTCCGTATCCACGACATTGAGGTAGGCTCCACACCGGTTGTTGGCATAGATCTCATCCAGGGCCAGGGCGCGGGCACAGCTGGGCGCGTGGGTGGCCATCCACTGCCGCGCCCGTTCCTCCGCTTCGCGGATGACGGTGGCGATGGTGCCGATACTGAGGTGCTGGCCGGTCAAGCGACGCAGGCAGACCTGAATGTTGGCGTAGCTACCATGGCTCTCGACCAGCAGGGTCAAGATGTGGCGGGCCAGGTCCGGCGTGACCACGGTGGTGGTAGTCGCCCGGCCCATCACCGCCCCACCTGTGCCAGTTGCCACGGCGTTGTGGATTTCCGCGTCAACCTTTTGTCAAGCCTGATCGATTAGCCTTCCTCCAGGCTGCATCCGTTGGCAGCCCAAGCACAGGAAGGACATACTCGATGGCCCGTTTCCTCATCGCAACACTGCCCCTGGCCGGGCACGTTGGCCCTGGCCTGCCGATCGCCCGCACCCTGATTCGTCGCGGGCACGAGGTCCGCTGGTACACTGGGCAACGCTTCCACCCGCAGATTGAGGCGACGGGCGCCGGCTACGTGCCGATGCTCGCCGCGCCGGATCCAGGTGATGGCCCGTTCTTCGTGCCGCTGCCGAAGCTTTCGGGGCTACGGGCGGCGAACTGGGGGGTGAAGCGCGCCTTTATCGACCCCATCCCCGCCCAGGTCGCCGACCTCCGGCGCGCGCTCGCCGCGTTCCCCGCCGACGTGATCCTCAGCGACCAGGTCTTCGGCGGCGCCGAGGCGCTCCACGAGCTAGGGGGGCCGCCCTGGGCGATGCTAGGCATCAGCGCGCTCACCCTGAGCAGTCGTGATACCGCACCCGCAACGCTTATGCTGCCGCCCGACCCGTCACCCCTTGGGCGGCTACGCAACCGAGTGCTCAACGCCGTCATCCACCGGGTGGTCACGCGCGAAGCGGTGCGCCATATGCACTATGTGCGCTGGAGCCTTGGCCTGCCGCCGCTGAGCCGCGGCCTGTTCGACCTGCTCTCGCCGTACCTCTACCTCCACGGTGGAACGTCCGCCTTCGAGTACACGCGCCGTGATCTGCCGGCCCAGGTGCATTTCATTGGCCCGCTGCTGCCTGAGCCGCCGCGCGATTTCGCGCCGCCCCCGTGGTGGGACGAGCTGCGCGCCGGCAGGCCCGTCGTGCATGTGACCCAGGGCACCGTGGCGACCGACGCCGAGCAGCTGATCACCCCCACGCTGCGTGCGCTGGCCGATAACGATCTGCTAGTTGTGGCGACCACGGGCGGCAAGGCTTTGAGCAGGCTCTCGGAGGAACTGCCGGCGAACGTCCGCCTGGAGCCCTGGCTGCCGCACGCCCACCTTCTGCCCTACGTGGACGTGATGGTCACAAATGGTGGCTACGGCGGTGTACAGGCTGCCCTCGCCCACGGTGTGCCGCTGGTGGTGGCCGGTGCCAGCGAGGAGAAGCCGCAGATCGCCGCCCTTGTCGCCTGGAGCGGCGCGGGCATCAATCTGAAGACCGGCACGCCCACGCCCGCCCAGGTTGGCGCGGCAGTACGTGCGTCGCTCGCCGACCCGCGTTACCGCCAGCAGGCCCGACGCATCCAGGCCGACTACGCGCAGCATCGGCCCGCCGACGAGGCCGTGGCGCTGCTGGAGCGGCTGGCCGCGACAGGACGTGCGGTGATCCGAGAGGGCGAGGCCACGCGGCGCAGCCACGCTCGCCGAAATGACGCCACACTGAACACGCAGCAGAAAAATCAGGAGGTTGCATGAAAACCATCGGCATTCTCGGCGGGCTCGGCCCGCAGGCCACGATCGACTTCGAGCAGCGGCTGCACCGGGCAGCCCAGAGGCTCGTCCCGCAGCAGGGCGACGTCGCCTATCCCCCGCTGGTCAGCTGGTTCTTTCGCGAGTTGCCCGTGCTGATACCGGCCGACAGCCCTATGCCGAGCACGCTGCCGCCGATCAATCCACGCCTGCTGGAGGCCGCACGCACCCTCGGCGGCCACGTGGACTTCCTCGTCATCCCGTCCAACGGCGTACACCTCTGGCAGGCCGAGATCGAAGCTGCCGCAGGCAAGCCCGTGGTCAGTATGGTTGACGCTGTGGTTGCCGAGGTGCGGCGGCGCGGCTGCCGGCACGTCGGCCTCGTGGACTTTCGCCCGGCGGCCTGGGGCGTCTACCCGCCCCGGCTGGAGCAGCACGGGCTGAGCTGGGTGGAGCTGCCGAGCCGCCACCGCGACAGCCTCGCCGCAGTGATGCGCGCGGTGAACGCGGGCCGCAACGGCGAGACCGAAGAGGCGCAGCTGCGGATGGCGGTCTCGCTGCTGCGCGCGCGCCACGCCGACGGTATCATCCTGGCCTGCACCGAGTTCCCACTGGCGCTTAGCGGTACACTGGAGCCCGATCTGATCAACCCCGCCGAGCTGCTGGCCGAGGCGGCGGTGCGCGCCGCCATGGGGTGAGCCGAGCGATGCGAATGCGCCGAGGGGCGGCGTGACGCTTGTCACACCGCCCCTCGCGACTGTACATGAGAACTCGACCATCATCGCGAGCAGGCGCTCAGGCGGTGTTATCCGGTGCATTGTCGGGCGCGAGCCAAGGGTCAGGGCTCACATCCGGACGAAGCAGCGTTGTCAGGCTCTCGAATGCGGTGAAGCGGCGCACCCTGCCGCTCTGGATCTGCTCTACCTCGCCGCATCAGTGCTCGTTTCCGTCGGCCCCGACCTCGCGCCAGAGCCGCACCAAAAACGAGCGATATGCCGGTAGCTGCGCCATTCGCGGGCCTCCTACAGCCGGCTGCGCCCACCGTCTACCACCAGGGTTTCACCCACAATATAGCCCGATTCCGGCGAGAGTAAGAAAACGACGGTGCGGGCCACCTCCTCGGCGCTGCCGAAACGCCCCAGCGGGATGTTGGCGAGCTCGGCGGCCAGCGCGGCGTCCAGCTGTTCGGGCGGCATGCCGAGACGATCATAGAGCGGGGTGCGGATGTTACCCGGGCTGACCGTATTGACCCTGATACCCCGCCCCAGCAACTCAGCCGAGAGGCTGCGCGCAAGGCTCGCCACCGCCGCCTTGCTCGCCGCGTAGATGCTTGCGCCCGGCACGCCCAGGTCGGCCAGCATTGAGCTGTTCAAGACAACGGACGCGCCGTAGCGCAGCAGCGGGAGCGCGTGCTGCACGGTGGACACTGCACCGACGACGTTCACGGCAAGCAGGCCGTGGATCTGCGCCTCAGTCAGGGTTTCGAGCGGGGCGAATAGCGCGGCGCCCGCGTTGACGAACAGGCCGTCCAAGGCGCCGAAGCACGCGGCGATCAGTTCGAAGAAGCGGCGTACATCGTCTCGGCGCGTCACGTCGCCCTG
The sequence above is drawn from the Candidatus Kouleothrix ribensis genome and encodes:
- a CDS encoding nuclease: MTRVIVLDTGPLGIITNPRQTPDVVACTAWLRSMLAAGARVVLPEIADYELRRELLRAGKQNGLRRLDTAGRTLGYVPLTTAAMRRAAELWAELRRQGLPTADARAIDADAILAAQALLTAAPGDTLGVATTNVGHLSRIVPAQRWQDIVP
- a CDS encoding glycosyltransferase encodes the protein MARFLIATLPLAGHVGPGLPIARTLIRRGHEVRWYTGQRFHPQIEATGAGYVPMLAAPDPGDGPFFVPLPKLSGLRAANWGVKRAFIDPIPAQVADLRRALAAFPADVILSDQVFGGAEALHELGGPPWAMLGISALTLSSRDTAPATLMLPPDPSPLGRLRNRVLNAVIHRVVTREAVRHMHYVRWSLGLPPLSRGLFDLLSPYLYLHGGTSAFEYTRRDLPAQVHFIGPLLPEPPRDFAPPPWWDELRAGRPVVHVTQGTVATDAEQLITPTLRALADNDLLVVATTGGKALSRLSEELPANVRLEPWLPHAHLLPYVDVMVTNGGYGGVQAALAHGVPLVVAGASEEKPQIAALVAWSGAGINLKTGTPTPAQVGAAVRASLADPRYRQQARRIQADYAQHRPADEAVALLERLAATGRAVIREGEATRRSHARRNDATLNTQQKNQEVA
- a CDS encoding aspartate/glutamate racemase family protein, with amino-acid sequence MKTIGILGGLGPQATIDFEQRLHRAAQRLVPQQGDVAYPPLVSWFFRELPVLIPADSPMPSTLPPINPRLLEAARTLGGHVDFLVIPSNGVHLWQAEIEAAAGKPVVSMVDAVVAEVRRRGCRHVGLVDFRPAAWGVYPPRLEQHGLSWVELPSRHRDSLAAVMRAVNAGRNGETEEAQLRMAVSLLRARHADGIILACTEFPLALSGTLEPDLINPAELLAEAAVRAAMG
- a CDS encoding SDR family oxidoreductase — encoded protein: MSAIEGKIYAITGGNSGIGRATAETLVAGGAAVAILGRDQARLAATEAELGAAALAVQGDVTRRDDVRRFFELIAACFGALDGLFVNAGAALFAPLETLTEAQIHGLLAVNVVGAVSTVQHALPLLRYGASVVLNSSMLADLGVPGASIYAASKAAVASLARSLSAELLGRGIRVNTVSPGNIRTPLYDRLGMPPEQLDAALAAELANIPLGRFGSAEEVARTVVFLLSPESGYIVGETLVVDGGRSRL